A stretch of DNA from Paenibacillus albus:
AAGGGGGAGGCGAAGCGGCAGCCCACTCCATTGAGGCATCCGTAGGTCAGGGCAACTGGGACAATTTGTACCAGAACGCACATGTTGCACAGAACAGCAGCTACCAAGCTTCTTTCTGGATGAAAGGAACGGGTACGATCACGCTTGACGTCAAGACGGACGATTGGAGCGCCGATGTGGCGTCGCAGACGTTTACGGCGACAGACGAGTGGCAGCAGTATACCATCCCGGCCGTCGGTACGGGCAGCCACGATTATTTGACATTTATCTTGTCCGACAGAGGCAATCAGCAGGACACGATCTATCTCGACGATTTCTTCTTCGGCGCGGCAGGTAAGGAGAACAAGCTGCTGAATGCGGATTTCACGGATGGCACGAACAACTGGGACGGTCTTGATGGAAGTCCTGTGTACAGCTTGAACGATGTGGAGGATCATAAGGGCGCACCTCCGGCTCCGGCAGATGGGCTTGATGAGAACGGGCTCGTAGATGAGCTGAGCGATATTAGCAAGCTTTACGAGCACAGCGCGAGCTTCGGCATCGACTCGTCGAACCCGAATCAATTCGGTGGCGATGATGGCCGGCTTAGCCGCGGTTCAGCCGCAATCGGGGAGGATGTCTTTGCGGTGTACAAGACGGATTATGACGTCACTTCCATCTCGGCAGATATGTATTATTGGGATCAGAAGCCGTATACGGACCTTGAAGTGTCCGTCTCTACGGACGGAGATATCTATTCACCAATTGCCGTAGATAAAACGGATTTCGGCGGCGCTTGGCGTAAAGTGAATTATAGCAGCTATGAATTGCCGGAAGGAGTGCGCTACGTCAAGTTTACGATTCCTGGCTATACGGAAAGCGAGCAGGACTGGGCCTGGGCGGCTCAGCTCTCAAGAGTCGTGTTGAATAACAGCACGGCCGGGGTGACGGCTGATCCGCCGACCGGCACATTAACCGGGGCTACAGATATTACGCTAACGTCGAAGACTCCTGATGCAGCTATTTATTATTTTACGGATGCAGATCCAGCTGCGAAGCTGTATACGGCGCCGATTCATATCGAAGGGTATACGAAGCTGTATGCACACGCTGAACACGCGGGCAAGGAAGACAGCTTCACGAATATTTTCACGTATTATACGGCCGCTGAACAGAAGGTAGATACGTATGGCCAACTCATCAGCGCGAATTTTGCCACTAAAGTGACGAGCGATCAACAGCTCTTGGACGACAACGCTGCGGACGAAGCTTACTACGGCAGCCTTGTGGCGCCGGAGCGTGACAGCTACGGCGGACTTCCGGGCAGCAAGGAGCAATACGGCCTTGAAGAGAAAGGATACTTCAACATTCAGAAGCTGGACGGGAAGTTCGTCATGGTCGATCCTGACGGCAATCTCTATTTCAGCGTCGGCGTTGACGGCACGGGCTACGACGGGGATACGTTCACGCAGGTCAAGGGGCGCGAGCATATCTACCAGTGGCTGCCGGACAAGGATGATCCGGCTTACTCGAGCGCGTACATGAGCGGGAATCAGGATAATTTCTCCTTCTACGTCGCCAACAGAATCAAGAAATCCGGCGGGCAGCCGTTTAACGACGCCGATTTCTATAACGAAAGCGTGGAGCGGCTGAAGAAATGGGGCTTCACGAGCGAGGGCGGTTTCTCGAATCCGCCATCCGCCGACCAGCTGGCAGATCCGTTCCCGCAAGTGAAGTTCGCAGATCTTCCGTCGGGGGATATGATTGGCAGCACGGGGCTGTTCGATATCTACAAGGAGTCGGCAGCAGCAGACATTGCAGCTAAGCTGGCTGAGGAAGGCGTTGCGGCACGCAAGGATGATCCGCTCATTATCGGATATTTCTTCGGCAACGAGCTGCCTTATCAGAATTTCCGCAGCGTCTTCACGGCTGCTGATCCATCGGCACAGAACGCGACCAAAGGCGCGCTCATCGCGGAGCTGACTGCCAAGTATGGAGACATTGAAACATTCAACACAGCGTGGGAGACGACATTCACGAGCTTCGATGATCTGCGCGGCGCTGCGATGCCGGTCACGTCCGAAGCGGCTTCGGCGGATCTGGACACGTTCCTGGAGCATTATCTCGATAAGTTCTATTCCACCATTACGTCCGAATTCCGCAAGGTCGATCCGAACCATATGATGCTCGGCGACCGATACCTGGTCAATACGATGAATAACACAGACATTCGGGAAATGATCAGCCGCGTGGCCGGCAAATATCTAGACGTTCTCTCGTACAACTACTATACCTATGATCTGGACATGAACCGCATCAAGAAGATGTCTGAGCTTGCGAACAAGCCGCTGATCTTCACGGAATTCCATTACGGCGAACCGACGCAAGGCTTGACCGGCGGTGTACGCGTGCTGGACAACGAGCAGGAGAAAGGCGAAGCGTACCGCAATTATGTAGAGAAAGCCGCGGCCTCCGGCGTCGTTGTCGGTGCGCATTGGTTTGAATACTTGGATCAAGCCGCCACCGGTCGCTGGTTCCAAGGCTACAACGGCGAGAGCTATGGCATCGGCTTGCTGAACGTGGCCGATCGTCCGTATAAGACGATGCTATCGTCGGTCAAGGAGACGAATGATCATATCTATGATGTGCTTCTTGGCAGCAAGCAGCCATACTCGTTCGATTTTGGACCGGGACGGACGGAGCGCAATTCCAACAACCAGACGAACATTCCGAAGGCAAGCAAGCCGATGGTCATTGACGGCGCGAAGGACGCAGCTTGGCCAACTGGCGAGACGCTGTCGCTCGGCGACAAGGATCGCGTGCTCGGCTCGCAGAACACCGATGTCTCGGCGGATTTCAACCTGGCATGGGACAAAGACAATCTCTACATCTACGGGCATGTCAAAGACCCAACGCCGATGCAGAACGCTTACGAGGGCTTCGATATTTGGAACGGCGATGCGATCGAGCTGTTCGTCGGACCAGAATTTCTCGACAAGCCGGGCGCGCTGCGGGTATCGGATTCCCAGGTTATCCTGAGCGGCACGGGCGGCTTCTACTGGTATAACAACAAAGATCCGCAGCCGCCAATCAATACGGTCGTCAAAGCGGATGCTGATGGCAAGGGCTATGCGGTCGAAGCAGCAATTCCGCTAGCAGGCCTTAATATCGCAGATGCGGCTGCCGGGCGGAAGATGAAGTTCGACATCGGCTTCGATAATGGCGAGGGCAATAACCGCGTCGCGCAGTACTTGTGGAACGGTGTGGACGGCAACTCCTCCAGCCGTGACAAGTGGGGCTTGGCGCAGCTCGTGAACGGAGCTGGGGGCGGCAGTGGCAACAGCGGAAGCGGTGGCGGAGCTGGCGTTCCTGGCGACGGCACGGTGGTTGATGCAGCGAATGCTGTCATTACGCCAGCGACGCCTGTACTGGACGCGTCTTCAGGCGAAGCTTCGGTCAGCATTCCAGCATCGGCATTCTCGCAGCTGCCAGCGTCTTCTGCAGCTGTGACCATTCAAGTGCCGCAAACCGTAGGCGCGACCGGATATGTCGTGAACCTGCCTGCGGAAGTGCTTCAGACAGCGGAGCAAACCCGGACAATTAGCATTGAAACGGCTGCAGGCAAGATTGAGATCCCTTCAGATATGCTGAAGGGCGTCGATCTCCATGGCGCAGCAACAGTGGCGATTGTCATTGCTGCAGCGGATACGAGCAAGCTTGGCGACGAGCTGAAAGCCGCAATCGGCAGCAGACCCGTCGTGAACGTCAGCCTGCGGGCGAATGGCGAAGAGCTGCCTTGGCGCAATGCGGCAGCACCGGTTACGATCTCTATTCCATACTCGCCGACTCCTGGGGAAGCAGCCAATAGTGAGCATATCACCGTCTGGTATATCGGCGCGGACGGGAAGCCGGAGCCGGTCGTCCACTCGGCCTACGATTCCGCATCAGGGACGGTCCAGTTCCAGACGATTCATTTCAGCACGTATGCGGTCGCTTACGTCGAGAAGCATTTTAACGACGTGGAGCGTTACGCGTGGGCGAAGAATGCGATTGAGACACTGGCTTCAAAAGGGGTCATCGAAGGCGTGTCCGTGAATTCATTCGCTCCAGCGGCGAATATCACACGCGCGGACTTCATGCTCCTGCTTGCGAAGACACTTGGCCTATCCGCTGACGTGAACGGCAATTTCGCAGACGTGCTGCAAGGCAGCTATTACTACGAGGCTGTCGGCATCGCCAAAGCGCTCGGCTTCGCAAGCGGAGATGAGCATCAGCTGTTCCATCCGCAAGCGTCCATCACGCGCCAAGAAATGATGACGCTCACAGCTCGGGCGCTCGTGAAGCTGGGTACGCTGAAAGCGGGCGGCAGTACGGTATCGCTTGAGCGGTTTTCAGATCGCGCAGATTTGTCCGCTTATGCAGCTGCCAGCGTCTCGGCACTGCTGGATGCCGGCTTGATTCAAGGCTCGAGCGGCAAGCTGAACCCGCGTGCCAATACGACTCGCGCTGAAGCTGCGGTATTCTTGTATAACGTGTTTCACTTCTAGCATCGCTTAAACTTACAACTTGCGCAGGCAATTAAAAAGCCGGGACATCCCTCTCTACAAGAGGAGCGTCCCGGCTATCTTTTTATACCGCGTCCCTATTCTAGGCCTTTCCGACCTGGCATCCAGAACGGCTTTGTCTTAATCTGCCTTGCTTCCCACTGCAGCTCTTTCTTGAAATAACGGTACAGCTCCGCGCATAACCGGCCGTCGCCGCCGACGTAGACCATGCCTCGCCCGCTTGCGTGTTGAACGATCGGGCGGAGCTGCTCGATGAGCTCTTGGCTTGGATTCATAGGCAGCTTGCTGAAGGTGAGCGGCGTACTGCCATCGAGGTCCGTGAAGAAATCTTTCTCACTGTCCGAATAGACGAAGCTGTGTACCTGCTTCTGCGCAGGCAAATGCCGGCGGATTTCATAGAGATGCGCGAGTGCTGATAGATCTCCGATAAGAATATAGTAATCGCTAATCGCGTCGTCCTCGCTTACGGTGAATTTTCCTTTTGGTCCGGAGTAGTAGACTGCATCTCCGGGGCTTATTCGCTCCGCCCAGCTTGCGCCTGCGCCAGCAGAGACCGTGCTGACAGCCATATCTATCGTCCGCGATTTCGCGTCGTAGTTCCAGACGGAGTACGTCCGAATCATATCCATGAATTTGGCGTCTTGATCGAGACCGACGAGGACGCGCAGGAATTCGCCCGGCGTGTATGCGAATTCTTTCTCTCCCTTCAGCTGCATGGAGATTCGGTAGGTGTGGGCGGCAATTTGCCGCTTCTGCAGGACTACGGCCTCCTGGGAGAACCGCTTGGCCATATTTTCCATAAATCCCATAGGTGGAACAGCTCCTCATCGCAATCGTTTCATTGGCCAAAATATATCACGCTGCTCATGTCTCAGGCATCAGGCTGCAGGATGATTGAATGTGCTTGCAAGGAAAATTATACTTAATGCAAGAATAGGAGGTGTGGCAGTGTCAGCAGAAGAAGTCGTTCGGCAATTTTTTGAGCTTGTACGTTCTGGCTTAGAGCCTGATGCCGCGCATCGGTTCATGGCAGCACGCGTATTGGCGCATCAAGTCACATCGGAGAGCGAAGTGACCTTCGAGCGATCGCCCTCCAATTATGCGGACCATGTCAGGGAAATGATTGAAGCATACGGGGCGTTCCAGCTGCAGATTGAAGAGTTCATCTCCTCCGAGAATCGTGTTTATGTGCGGTGGAAACAGACGGGGACACATGTAGGGGAAGTGGACGGCTATGTGCCGACCGGCATGCCGGTCATTGAAATCGCGAGCGCCGTATACCGTGTCGAGGCAGGCAGAATCGCCGAATATTGGATACAGATCGACCGTGAGGGCATTCGCAGACAGCTCGAGCGCAATGCCGAGGCAGCTGTTAATCATTGAAGAAGACCGGGGGGATTGTGATCCACCCGGTCTTCTTATTTTACTTCGCATGAAGCATGTGCTGCACCTCTGGGCGTATAGGCGAGTATCTTAGTGTGATACCACATGCGAAGGAGATACGGACATGGGATTTTTCGTAAAGGCAGAGAAGAATGTAAACATATACGTAGAAGACATTAATCCGGAGGGCGAGAAGACGATTCTGTTCATTCACGGCTGGCCGCTGAACCACAATCAGTACGAGTACCAATACAATGTGCTTCCGGGCGTGGGCTTTCGCTGCGTTGGCTTGGACTGGAGGGGATACGGCGAATCGGATCGGCCATTCAACGGCTATAATTATGACCGGCTGGCGGATGATGTCCGGGCAGTCGTGGATGCGCTGCAGCTGAAAGACGTGATACTCGTCGGGCACTCTACAGGAGGGGCAATCGCCATTCGGTACATGGCTCGGCATCAAGGCCATGGCGTTTGCAAGCTCGTGCTTATCGACGCCGCTGCGCCGGACAGCGTTCCAAAGGACATTGCGAATCAATTTATTACCGATTCGCTGAACGATCGGCCCAAGATGCTCCGGGACGTCACGGATATGTTCTTCTTCCAATACCAAAGCGGACCAATGACCGAGTGGTTCTCCCAGCTTGGGCTTGTCGCTGCGGGCTATTCGACGGCGGCGATTATGGCGATGCTAAGGGATGAGAACGTGGCAAGCGATCTAAGCAAAATCCATGTGCCGACCCTTATCATTCATGGTACTCATGACAAAGTTGTTCCCTTCAGTCAAGGGGAGAAGACGCATAGCATGATTGCAAATTCACAGTTCGTGCCGTTTGAGTTCAGCGGACACGGTGCTTTTATAGAGGAGCATGACAGGCTTAACCAGCTCCTGATCAAGTTTATCGGTGAGCAGTAATCATACAGGTACAGCATGGAAAATGACAAAAGCTGCAGGTTCTCGAAATGGAGGACTGCAGCTTTTGTCGTTATCGCGTTTGTTTGAGTATAGACACAATTTTACAGATGAATTAATTGACAATGATAATCATTATCAATTAATATGGGTGATGAGAACCGGAATGGGGAGTGTTTGCGGTGGCGAATTTATTGATGATCTATGCCAGCATGACTGGCAATACAGAAGATATGGCAGACCTGATTGTTGAAGGAATTCGGGAGGCCGGCGGAACGATTACGGTGCAGATGGTGATGGATGCTTCTGCGACGTCGCTGGCCGATTACGATGGTGTTGTGCTTGGCGCGTATACATGGGGCGACGGAGAGCTGCCTGATGAGTTTCTCAGCTTCTATTCGGAGATGGATAAGCTTCAGTTGAACGGGGTGAAGGCTGCCGTGTTCGGTTCATGCGACTCCAGTTATCCCGAGTATGGGGCGGCAGTAGATCTGCTTATCGACAAACTAAAGCATATCGGGGCCGACGTCGTGCTGAACGGGCTGAAAATTGAATTCTCGCCAAGCGGAGAAGAGCGAGAGGTATGCAAGTATTTCGGGAGACAGTTCGCGGCACACTTCGTTCAGGAAGGGAGGACGCACTAGCATGGGATTGCTTTATCAGATATACATATCCCGTATTGAGAATGCGGAGCAAGGCGATGAAGCTGCGGCTATGGCGGACAGGGAGCAGGATCAGGATCAGATGGAGCCTCCTCAACTAATCGATCTGCTTCGAAAGTTAAAAATGGAATAATTTAGAGTAGCGGGTAACCGATTGCAGGGAGCATAATGGAAATTCATTGTTGGGTATAGTAATGGCGGTAGCAAATGACGCTTTATATCCAATCAAGGAAGGTGCTTACTGTATGGAGGAGAATTACCGCACTCAGCGGCCGAGAAGAAGAAATCCGCTTGCCTCGGCAGCCAAATGGTTAGGAATCGTAGTGCTTGCGCTTACCGTTATGGTGTGCATGCCGGATGTTGGCTCAGCGATTGGTAAAGGCGCTAAAGGGCCAGATGTGTACGTTATCCAAGGGATGTTGAAGTCGCTGGGCAGTTATGCCGGCCCAATTAATGGGGTCTATAATGCGAGTACTGTCCGCGGCGTCAAATATTATCAGAAGACGCATGGTTTGAAGGTGACGGGCAACGTCGACAAGCGCACGATGAAGTCGATGGTTTACGCCTATGAGAGCAAGAAGTCCGGTGCGAAAGCGCAAATGCGCGCGAAGAGCAAAGGACAAGCGAAAGGGCTCGGCCGAGGTAAAGGTGCTGGCGGAGGCCGTGGTGCCGGTAAAGGCGCAGGTCAAGGCGGCGGAGCAGGAGGCGGCCAAGGTGCAGGCCAAGGCGGCGGAGCAGGAGGCGGCCAAGGTGCAGGCCAAGGCGGCGGAGCGGGAGGCGGTCAAGGCGGAGGCCAAGGCGGCGGAGCAGGAGGCGGTCAGGGCGGTGGCTTTGGCGGCGGAGCGGGAGGCGGTCAAGGCGGAGGCCAAGGCGGCGGAACAGAAGGCAACCAAGGCGGTGGCTTTGAAGGTGGTAAAGGCGGAGGCCAAGGTGGCGGTGTAGAAAACAACCAAGGCGGAGGCGAAAAAGGCGGTCAAGAGAAAGGCGGCCAACAAGGCGGCAATGGCGGCGGTAATGGAGCAGGCAATAATGCGCCAGGAAACAACGCACCAGGAAACAATGCGCCAGGTGAAAATGCTCCGGCCCCAGATAATGCTGAAGGCAGAGGACGCTAGGTAGTTATATAAAAAGCGAGAACCAGGCCATTGATGGCCTGGTTCTCCGTCTGTTTGCAGAACAACAGGATAAGCTTGCGACATCCTAAAGATTATTGAATGATCGTCTGTTTTATCGCTGCCGCAGCTAGCGGTGCATGTTTACGGATGAGTGCGATTTGGCCTGCATGAATGCCGGTATGATAAATCGCGCGTCCAAGCGCTTCGCGCGGTGTTGACGGTCCGATCTTCGAAGTAATCTCGACATCCCATAGGTCGCTCGGAAGCACGCTCATCGCTTCCGTGAAATAGGTATCGGCTGCTGCAGAGAAAGCGATCACCGCTCCGAGCGTGAATGCTTCAGGATCATAGGAATCGGTCTTGCCGCTTGCCATGTATGTAATGTCTTCGGGTGCGCTGCGGCCGAAGAACCAATCGGCAAACATATACTCCACTTCCGCATTGTGCCGGATCATATGCGCGATTGTAGCCGATTCCGGCGACATCGCCATGTGAAGCTCTTCTTCCTTCAAGCTTTCTACCATCTTCTGAAACCGGTCGCGGACAACGCGCCAGATCGGCAATACAGCTTCATAACTCATTGTAGGTACACTCCCTTGGACTTATTTATCTTTGCGGTCAACGACGACATGCTCGAATCGCTCTCCGGACAGATCGACTTCGAACGCTTGGCCGAATCCGACGACATAGCGGCCGCTGGACGGTGTCAGCTCGAACAGCGAGAAGTCGAGTCCGCGCAGCATGCCCATCATTTTGTCCCCGAACCGTTCATCGAACAAGGCGAAGATCTCCTCGTACCCTTCGTTTCCGAGGTTCTTCGACTCGCACACCCACCGCGCACGCTCACGGGCAAACACATTCGGCGAGGCAGATTCATCGCCTATGAGCATGACATGAATATGGGCATTGTTCTCGACATAACGATAATGGTCCGAAATGCGGCTAATATAGATGTACAGCTTACCGCCAGCCTGGATATACGGCGCGTAGCTGATGAATGGTACGCCTTGCTCGTCCTGCGAACTGATTACAAGCGATTTGCGGCTATTCACGAACGATAT
This window harbors:
- a CDS encoding ester cyclase, whose protein sequence is MSAEEVVRQFFELVRSGLEPDAAHRFMAARVLAHQVTSESEVTFERSPSNYADHVREMIEAYGAFQLQIEEFISSENRVYVRWKQTGTHVGEVDGYVPTGMPVIEIASAVYRVEAGRIAEYWIQIDREGIRRQLERNAEAAVNH
- a CDS encoding HugZ family pyridoxamine 5'-phosphate oxidase encodes the protein MKQPNTEELKERYISFVNSRKSLVISSQDEQGVPFISYAPYIQAGGKLYIYISRISDHYRYVENNAHIHVMLIGDESASPNVFARERARWVCESKNLGNEGYEEIFALFDERFGDKMMGMLRGLDFSLFELTPSSGRYVVGFGQAFEVDLSGERFEHVVVDRKDK
- a CDS encoding S-layer homology domain-containing protein yields the protein MQFSRIRKALSVTVTSAMLLSLLSTGASSAFAADEGGGEAAAHSIEASVGQGNWDNLYQNAHVAQNSSYQASFWMKGTGTITLDVKTDDWSADVASQTFTATDEWQQYTIPAVGTGSHDYLTFILSDRGNQQDTIYLDDFFFGAAGKENKLLNADFTDGTNNWDGLDGSPVYSLNDVEDHKGAPPAPADGLDENGLVDELSDISKLYEHSASFGIDSSNPNQFGGDDGRLSRGSAAIGEDVFAVYKTDYDVTSISADMYYWDQKPYTDLEVSVSTDGDIYSPIAVDKTDFGGAWRKVNYSSYELPEGVRYVKFTIPGYTESEQDWAWAAQLSRVVLNNSTAGVTADPPTGTLTGATDITLTSKTPDAAIYYFTDADPAAKLYTAPIHIEGYTKLYAHAEHAGKEDSFTNIFTYYTAAEQKVDTYGQLISANFATKVTSDQQLLDDNAADEAYYGSLVAPERDSYGGLPGSKEQYGLEEKGYFNIQKLDGKFVMVDPDGNLYFSVGVDGTGYDGDTFTQVKGREHIYQWLPDKDDPAYSSAYMSGNQDNFSFYVANRIKKSGGQPFNDADFYNESVERLKKWGFTSEGGFSNPPSADQLADPFPQVKFADLPSGDMIGSTGLFDIYKESAAADIAAKLAEEGVAARKDDPLIIGYFFGNELPYQNFRSVFTAADPSAQNATKGALIAELTAKYGDIETFNTAWETTFTSFDDLRGAAMPVTSEAASADLDTFLEHYLDKFYSTITSEFRKVDPNHMMLGDRYLVNTMNNTDIREMISRVAGKYLDVLSYNYYTYDLDMNRIKKMSELANKPLIFTEFHYGEPTQGLTGGVRVLDNEQEKGEAYRNYVEKAAASGVVVGAHWFEYLDQAATGRWFQGYNGESYGIGLLNVADRPYKTMLSSVKETNDHIYDVLLGSKQPYSFDFGPGRTERNSNNQTNIPKASKPMVIDGAKDAAWPTGETLSLGDKDRVLGSQNTDVSADFNLAWDKDNLYIYGHVKDPTPMQNAYEGFDIWNGDAIELFVGPEFLDKPGALRVSDSQVILSGTGGFYWYNNKDPQPPINTVVKADADGKGYAVEAAIPLAGLNIADAAAGRKMKFDIGFDNGEGNNRVAQYLWNGVDGNSSSRDKWGLAQLVNGAGGGSGNSGSGGGAGVPGDGTVVDAANAVITPATPVLDASSGEASVSIPASAFSQLPASSAAVTIQVPQTVGATGYVVNLPAEVLQTAEQTRTISIETAAGKIEIPSDMLKGVDLHGAATVAIVIAAADTSKLGDELKAAIGSRPVVNVSLRANGEELPWRNAAAPVTISIPYSPTPGEAANSEHITVWYIGADGKPEPVVHSAYDSASGTVQFQTIHFSTYAVAYVEKHFNDVERYAWAKNAIETLASKGVIEGVSVNSFAPAANITRADFMLLLAKTLGLSADVNGNFADVLQGSYYYEAVGIAKALGFASGDEHQLFHPQASITRQEMMTLTARALVKLGTLKAGGSTVSLERFSDRADLSAYAAASVSALLDAGLIQGSSGKLNPRANTTRAEAAVFLYNVFHF
- a CDS encoding flavodoxin; its protein translation is MANLLMIYASMTGNTEDMADLIVEGIREAGGTITVQMVMDASATSLADYDGVVLGAYTWGDGELPDEFLSFYSEMDKLQLNGVKAAVFGSCDSSYPEYGAAVDLLIDKLKHIGADVVLNGLKIEFSPSGEEREVCKYFGRQFAAHFVQEGRTH
- a CDS encoding DinB family protein, which codes for MSYEAVLPIWRVVRDRFQKMVESLKEEELHMAMSPESATIAHMIRHNAEVEYMFADWFFGRSAPEDITYMASGKTDSYDPEAFTLGAVIAFSAAADTYFTEAMSVLPSDLWDVEITSKIGPSTPREALGRAIYHTGIHAGQIALIRKHAPLAAAAIKQTIIQ
- a CDS encoding siderophore-interacting protein; translated protein: MGFMENMAKRFSQEAVVLQKRQIAAHTYRISMQLKGEKEFAYTPGEFLRVLVGLDQDAKFMDMIRTYSVWNYDAKSRTIDMAVSTVSAGAGASWAERISPGDAVYYSGPKGKFTVSEDDAISDYYILIGDLSALAHLYEIRRHLPAQKQVHSFVYSDSEKDFFTDLDGSTPLTFSKLPMNPSQELIEQLRPIVQHASGRGMVYVGGDGRLCAELYRYFKKELQWEARQIKTKPFWMPGRKGLE
- a CDS encoding alpha/beta fold hydrolase gives rise to the protein MGFFVKAEKNVNIYVEDINPEGEKTILFIHGWPLNHNQYEYQYNVLPGVGFRCVGLDWRGYGESDRPFNGYNYDRLADDVRAVVDALQLKDVILVGHSTGGAIAIRYMARHQGHGVCKLVLIDAAAPDSVPKDIANQFITDSLNDRPKMLRDVTDMFFFQYQSGPMTEWFSQLGLVAAGYSTAAIMAMLRDENVASDLSKIHVPTLIIHGTHDKVVPFSQGEKTHSMIANSQFVPFEFSGHGAFIEEHDRLNQLLIKFIGEQ
- a CDS encoding peptidoglycan-binding domain-containing protein encodes the protein MEENYRTQRPRRRNPLASAAKWLGIVVLALTVMVCMPDVGSAIGKGAKGPDVYVIQGMLKSLGSYAGPINGVYNASTVRGVKYYQKTHGLKVTGNVDKRTMKSMVYAYESKKSGAKAQMRAKSKGQAKGLGRGKGAGGGRGAGKGAGQGGGAGGGQGAGQGGGAGGGQGAGQGGGAGGGQGGGQGGGAGGGQGGGFGGGAGGGQGGGQGGGTEGNQGGGFEGGKGGGQGGGVENNQGGGEKGGQEKGGQQGGNGGGNGAGNNAPGNNAPGNNAPGENAPAPDNAEGRGR